From Montipora foliosa isolate CH-2021 chromosome 6, ASM3666993v2, whole genome shotgun sequence, a single genomic window includes:
- the LOC138008081 gene encoding peptidyl-prolyl cis-trans isomerase FKBP5-like isoform X1 codes for MVDDSGAFAFPRTIIRKGIGLETPNYGSSCKVKLKIFPQDDSVSHTSEKYFVIGEGDNEFSETIDKCLECMHTKEVCAIPHKKENGNLEFASFSDGDLWCEIELLSFLKAKDPWHTTPEEKLTVAKHHKAKGTDCFKASNWLSASRRYSQALKQLILIGDKLPEDSKDEFEQLRVSCLLNLAACQGKREQFEFVAENCTKVLAMSPTNLKALFRRGQAFVCLNEYEKAKEDLEKALTLAPCNSAVQEQLRILKHKQRLHDEKLSKALGAMFGNRKT; via the exons ATGGTGGACGATAGTGGTGCCTTCGCTTTCCCAAGAACTATAATTCGAAAAGGAATTGGATTAGAAACACCTAACTACGGCTCCTCGTGCAAAg taaaactgaaaatatttCCTCAAGATGATTCTGTGTCACATACAagcgaaaaatattttgtgATCGGCGAAG gagaCAATGAGTTTTCAGAGACCATTGACAAATGTTTAGAATGCATGCACACCAAGGAAGTCTGTGCCATACCccacaaaaaggaaaatggtAACCTGGAATTTGCCAGTTTTTCGGATGGTGACTTGTGGTGTGAAATTGAGCTCCTTTCATTTTTAAAG gcaAAAGACCCTTGGCATACTACTCCAGAAGAAAAGCTAACAGTTGCAAAGCACCACAAAGCCAAAGGAACAGACTGCTTTAAg GCCAGCAATTGGCTTAGTGCATCCAGACGGTATAGCCAAGCTCTTAAGCAGCTGATCTTAATTGGTGACAAATTACCTGAGGATAGCAAAGATGAGTTTGAACAACTAAGAGTGTCGTGCCTCCTAAATTTAGCAGCATGCCAGGGAAAGCGTGAACAGTTTGAATTTGTTGCTGAAAACTGTACAAAG GTACTTGCAATGTCACCCACAAATCTTAAGGCTCTCTTCAGAAGAGGACAG GCATTCGTTTGTTTGAATGAATATGAGAAGGCCAAGGAGGATTTAGAAAAG gctTTGACACTTGCTCCATGCAATTCTGCAGTGCAAGAACAACTTCGAATTCTAAAACATAAGCAAAGATTACACGATGAAAAATTATCCAAAGCGCTTGGTGCCATGTTTGGAAACCGGAAAACGTAA
- the LOC138008081 gene encoding peptidyl-prolyl cis-trans isomerase FKBP5-like isoform X3, whose product MVDDSGAFAFPRTIIRKGIGLETPNYGSSCKVKLKIFPQDDSVSHTSEKYFVIGEGDNEFSETIDKCLECMHTKEVCAIPHKKENGNLEFASFSDGDLWCEIELLSFLKAKDPWHTTPEEKLTVAKHHKAKGTDCFKASNWLSASRRYSQALKQLILIGDKLPEDSKDEFEQLRVSCLLNLAACQGKREQFEFVAENCTKAFVCLNEYEKAKEDLEKALTLAPCNSAVQEQLRILKHKQRLHDEKLSKALGAMFGNRKT is encoded by the exons ATGGTGGACGATAGTGGTGCCTTCGCTTTCCCAAGAACTATAATTCGAAAAGGAATTGGATTAGAAACACCTAACTACGGCTCCTCGTGCAAAg taaaactgaaaatatttCCTCAAGATGATTCTGTGTCACATACAagcgaaaaatattttgtgATCGGCGAAG gagaCAATGAGTTTTCAGAGACCATTGACAAATGTTTAGAATGCATGCACACCAAGGAAGTCTGTGCCATACCccacaaaaaggaaaatggtAACCTGGAATTTGCCAGTTTTTCGGATGGTGACTTGTGGTGTGAAATTGAGCTCCTTTCATTTTTAAAG gcaAAAGACCCTTGGCATACTACTCCAGAAGAAAAGCTAACAGTTGCAAAGCACCACAAAGCCAAAGGAACAGACTGCTTTAAg GCCAGCAATTGGCTTAGTGCATCCAGACGGTATAGCCAAGCTCTTAAGCAGCTGATCTTAATTGGTGACAAATTACCTGAGGATAGCAAAGATGAGTTTGAACAACTAAGAGTGTCGTGCCTCCTAAATTTAGCAGCATGCCAGGGAAAGCGTGAACAGTTTGAATTTGTTGCTGAAAACTGTACAAAG GCATTCGTTTGTTTGAATGAATATGAGAAGGCCAAGGAGGATTTAGAAAAG gctTTGACACTTGCTCCATGCAATTCTGCAGTGCAAGAACAACTTCGAATTCTAAAACATAAGCAAAGATTACACGATGAAAAATTATCCAAAGCGCTTGGTGCCATGTTTGGAAACCGGAAAACGTAA
- the LOC138008081 gene encoding FK506-binding protein-like isoform X4, with protein MVDDSGAFAFPRTIIRKGIGLETPNYGSSCKGDNEFSETIDKCLECMHTKEVCAIPHKKENGNLEFASFSDGDLWCEIELLSFLKAKDPWHTTPEEKLTVAKHHKAKGTDCFKASNWLSASRRYSQALKQLILIGDKLPEDSKDEFEQLRVSCLLNLAACQGKREQFEFVAENCTKVLAMSPTNLKALFRRGQAFVCLNEYEKAKEDLEKALTLAPCNSAVQEQLRILKHKQRLHDEKLSKALGAMFGNRKT; from the exons ATGGTGGACGATAGTGGTGCCTTCGCTTTCCCAAGAACTATAATTCGAAAAGGAATTGGATTAGAAACACCTAACTACGGCTCCTCGTGCAAAg gagaCAATGAGTTTTCAGAGACCATTGACAAATGTTTAGAATGCATGCACACCAAGGAAGTCTGTGCCATACCccacaaaaaggaaaatggtAACCTGGAATTTGCCAGTTTTTCGGATGGTGACTTGTGGTGTGAAATTGAGCTCCTTTCATTTTTAAAG gcaAAAGACCCTTGGCATACTACTCCAGAAGAAAAGCTAACAGTTGCAAAGCACCACAAAGCCAAAGGAACAGACTGCTTTAAg GCCAGCAATTGGCTTAGTGCATCCAGACGGTATAGCCAAGCTCTTAAGCAGCTGATCTTAATTGGTGACAAATTACCTGAGGATAGCAAAGATGAGTTTGAACAACTAAGAGTGTCGTGCCTCCTAAATTTAGCAGCATGCCAGGGAAAGCGTGAACAGTTTGAATTTGTTGCTGAAAACTGTACAAAG GTACTTGCAATGTCACCCACAAATCTTAAGGCTCTCTTCAGAAGAGGACAG GCATTCGTTTGTTTGAATGAATATGAGAAGGCCAAGGAGGATTTAGAAAAG gctTTGACACTTGCTCCATGCAATTCTGCAGTGCAAGAACAACTTCGAATTCTAAAACATAAGCAAAGATTACACGATGAAAAATTATCCAAAGCGCTTGGTGCCATGTTTGGAAACCGGAAAACGTAA
- the LOC138008081 gene encoding uncharacterized protein isoform X2, whose translation MVDDSGAFAFPRTIIRKGIGLETPNYGSSCKVKLKIFPQDDSVSHTSEKYFVIGEGDNEFSETIDKCLECMHTKEVCAIPHKKENGNLEFASFSDGDLWCEIELLSFLKAKDPWHTTPEEKLTVAKHHKAKGTDCFKASNWLSASRRYSQALKQLILIGDKLPEDSKDEFEQLRVSCLLNLAACQGKREQFEFVAENCTKVLAMSPTNLKALFRRGQALTLAPCNSAVQEQLRILKHKQRLHDEKLSKALGAMFGNRKT comes from the exons ATGGTGGACGATAGTGGTGCCTTCGCTTTCCCAAGAACTATAATTCGAAAAGGAATTGGATTAGAAACACCTAACTACGGCTCCTCGTGCAAAg taaaactgaaaatatttCCTCAAGATGATTCTGTGTCACATACAagcgaaaaatattttgtgATCGGCGAAG gagaCAATGAGTTTTCAGAGACCATTGACAAATGTTTAGAATGCATGCACACCAAGGAAGTCTGTGCCATACCccacaaaaaggaaaatggtAACCTGGAATTTGCCAGTTTTTCGGATGGTGACTTGTGGTGTGAAATTGAGCTCCTTTCATTTTTAAAG gcaAAAGACCCTTGGCATACTACTCCAGAAGAAAAGCTAACAGTTGCAAAGCACCACAAAGCCAAAGGAACAGACTGCTTTAAg GCCAGCAATTGGCTTAGTGCATCCAGACGGTATAGCCAAGCTCTTAAGCAGCTGATCTTAATTGGTGACAAATTACCTGAGGATAGCAAAGATGAGTTTGAACAACTAAGAGTGTCGTGCCTCCTAAATTTAGCAGCATGCCAGGGAAAGCGTGAACAGTTTGAATTTGTTGCTGAAAACTGTACAAAG GTACTTGCAATGTCACCCACAAATCTTAAGGCTCTCTTCAGAAGAGGACAG gctTTGACACTTGCTCCATGCAATTCTGCAGTGCAAGAACAACTTCGAATTCTAAAACATAAGCAAAGATTACACGATGAAAAATTATCCAAAGCGCTTGGTGCCATGTTTGGAAACCGGAAAACGTAA
- the LOC138008081 gene encoding uncharacterized protein isoform X5 yields the protein MQPSVHKKGWMNEEGDNEFSETIDKCLECMHTKEVCAIPHKKENGNLEFASFSDGDLWCEIELLSFLKAKDPWHTTPEEKLTVAKHHKAKGTDCFKASNWLSASRRYSQALKQLILIGDKLPEDSKDEFEQLRVSCLLNLAACQGKREQFEFVAENCTKVLAMSPTNLKALFRRGQAFVCLNEYEKAKEDLEKALTLAPCNSAVQEQLRILKHKQRLHDEKLSKALGAMFGNRKT from the exons atgcaaccttcagtgcacaagaaaggctggatgaacgaagaag gagaCAATGAGTTTTCAGAGACCATTGACAAATGTTTAGAATGCATGCACACCAAGGAAGTCTGTGCCATACCccacaaaaaggaaaatggtAACCTGGAATTTGCCAGTTTTTCGGATGGTGACTTGTGGTGTGAAATTGAGCTCCTTTCATTTTTAAAG gcaAAAGACCCTTGGCATACTACTCCAGAAGAAAAGCTAACAGTTGCAAAGCACCACAAAGCCAAAGGAACAGACTGCTTTAAg GCCAGCAATTGGCTTAGTGCATCCAGACGGTATAGCCAAGCTCTTAAGCAGCTGATCTTAATTGGTGACAAATTACCTGAGGATAGCAAAGATGAGTTTGAACAACTAAGAGTGTCGTGCCTCCTAAATTTAGCAGCATGCCAGGGAAAGCGTGAACAGTTTGAATTTGTTGCTGAAAACTGTACAAAG GTACTTGCAATGTCACCCACAAATCTTAAGGCTCTCTTCAGAAGAGGACAG GCATTCGTTTGTTTGAATGAATATGAGAAGGCCAAGGAGGATTTAGAAAAG gctTTGACACTTGCTCCATGCAATTCTGCAGTGCAAGAACAACTTCGAATTCTAAAACATAAGCAAAGATTACACGATGAAAAATTATCCAAAGCGCTTGGTGCCATGTTTGGAAACCGGAAAACGTAA
- the LOC138008079 gene encoding inner centromere protein-like translates to MTLPILGAAVLGKAKAPLSSTIFHLYHPPFWNLQSFHLIGFWKQTWPIAIDVSRPVKSKQHVDFPRKSKFPQILWLKRAVNMVRHLDINYVFKHPFEKVTRAYFKKYSCGKETNVTAITVLKHKIDPETAEEYVVRRGECVNVLPGILRKFAMTSSTLPGRPSRFPGVDTSLPVEELRVRQDGEATAEQEGKKKDEEDKKKANEFRDKAMETLKRKSSTSGSENSDDEGAAGPSDRKPKKTKQRGRPDVMSYLSEKKELEQALRTQELEYKRDALEAETKLKQEQLEVEKRRISLQEQQMNMQLELLKAFMTSKK, encoded by the exons ATGACTCTTCCGATTTTAGGGGCtgcag TTCTTGGGAAAGCGAAGGCACCACTATCGTCCACCATATTCCACCTTTatcatccgccattttggaatctTCAAAGCTTTCATTTGATTGGCTTTTGGAAACAAACTTGGCCAATAGCAATTGACGTTTCACGTCCTGTAAAATCGAAACAACATGTGGACTTCCCAAGAAAGAGTAAATTTCCGCAGATTTTATGGCTGAAACGAGCTGTGAATATGGTCCGGCATTTGGACATCAATTACGTGTTTAAGCATCCTTTTGAGAAAGTTACTCGCGCTTACTTCAAGAAG TATTCTTGTGGAAAGGAGACAAATGTAACAGCCATAACAGTCTTGAAACATAAAATAG ACCCCGAAACTGCAGAGGAATATGTAGTGAGAAGAGGTGAATGTGTCAATGTTTTACCAGGAATTCTAAGAAAG tttgcGATGACGTCATCGACCTTACCCGGTAGACCCAGCCGTTTTCCCGGGGTAGACACCAGTTTACCCGTAGAAGAATTACGAGTAAGACAGGATGGAGAAGCGA CAGCAGAGCAAGAGGGCAAGAAAAAAGATGAAGAGGATAAAAAGAAAGCAAATGAATTCAGGGATAAGGCTATGGAAACTCTGAAGAGAA aatcAAGTACTTCAGGCAGTGAGAACTCAGATGATGAGGGAGCAGCTGGCCCTAGTGACA ggaagccaaagaaaacaaagcaacGAGGTCGACCAGATGTGATGTCATACCTGTCAGAAAAGAAGGAGCTAGAACAAGCACTGAGAACCCAGGAGCTAGAGTACAAACGTGATGCACTTGAGGCTGAAACTAAACTTAAGCAAGAGCAATTAGAAGTTGAGAAGAGACGCATTTCCCTCCAGGAGCAACAAATGAACATGCAGCttgaattattaaaagcttTTATGACCTCCAAAAAGTAG